The nucleotide sequence aaaaattataaggtaaaaaaataaacatacgtatataatatatatatatatatatatatataacataaaaaaaaatactcCATTTAATTgtcttatatatatatatatatatattacacTTCAAATGTTAACTAAATGAATAAtactattttattttattttttttttttttttttttttttNNNNNNNNNNNNNNNNNNNNNNNNNNNNNNNNNNNNNNNNNNNNNNNNNNNNNNNNNNNNNNNNNNNNNNNNNNNNNNNNNNNNNNNNNNNNNNNNNNNNNNNNNNNNNNNNNNNNNNNNNNNNNNNNNNNNNNNNNNNNNNNNNNNNNNNNNNNNNNNNNNNNNNNNNNNNNNNNNNNNNNNNNNNNNNNNNNNNNNNNGAAAactaatatattaatatatatatatataaaataaattatattaataaaaaaaaaaaaaaaatttatatatatttttttttattttttttttttttttttttttttttttttttttttttttggattatttatatatttatttaacTAGCCCAGCTCCTATCCCCTTGTCCGTAAAGAATCCTTGCTCTTTCATTTTGTTGATTTGTTCAATGTactcattttttatttctatttctCTTTCATCTTCTATGTTTCCATCTAAGGAATTGATTTTCTCCGTAGCATTATCatctatattttctttattttttaatttttttttcttagAATTGTTACCCTCGTCTTCTTTAAATTTTCGggttttctttttcttctgCATCGCTAGAACCTACAAAGGAAAAATTCcacaataaaaataattttttatattctaatggccataattatatatatacatatatgtatagagaatttatatgtttatatacatataaacatttttttacattatataaCCTGCTGTAAGAAAGATCCATCATTTTTAAACTTATTGTACATCTTAGGATCTACATAAGCcttgttattattttcaattatatcattattttcattcatttttgatgaaatattattttcctgACTTtgattaattttttaaaaaattttgtgTTTATTACTTTAGCTGCttgaaattatatatatgttatgttataatatatataatatattatatatatatatatatatatatatatatatatatatatatatatatatgtatgtattataaaattaagctttcattatttttctatatatacatattataagatatttattactatcttattaaaatatatttatatatatatatatataatatatttttttttttttttttttttttctatatcaatgtaaatattatctTCTATCTATGAACATTTTCTGCCTCTtatacaataaaatattatgcattcatatattttcttattttttcacaattctttttctataataacatttcttttaattattttttatgattaattattgtttaaagttatgttaatatattttaaaaaataagttTATTATTgcaaaaaaattaattcgataaatataaaataattttgtatatataataaaatataatatttatttaacatatattgtaattaaaaatgtaaataattgtcatataaacatataatatacatatatatatatatatatatatatatatatatatagatagatagatatatatatatattttttttttttttttggcATTATGCGTACATTTAAAAAGGTGAtgtcaaaaaaaaaataagtaaataaataaataaataaaatataataaaatataatatatactataaattttatttatctatGCATGTTACAATATCCGCTAAATTGGTACCTActtttatatgtttacCAAAAAATAAGCTACTTGATGCCGTTGATAAGTAAtctacaaaaaaaaaaaaaaaataggaatattatatatatacacacatatatacatatatatttatacatatatatttatacatatatatttatacatatatatttgttcatatatatttatacatatatatttatacatatatatttatacatatatatttattcatttatatttatttatttatttattatatattttttttccttacCAATTGAATTGTGTATACATCCTTGTATTAAAAAGTTCGTAGCACATTCAAAACTCATTTTATGAAAAACGTTACGGAAATATCCCAACCCGTGTCTGTTAAAAGCTTTCAAATCACCtaaagggaaaaaaaaaaaaaaaaaaaatttaaatacatacatacatacatatatatatatataaatattttagtAATGTTATTGAAAGATATTGAactaattttatatatgttttcaTTTTGATTATACCTGTATGTGTCATGAAATCACTTATAAATGACAAATGCCTAAAATCGATTTGTATACCATAAGCATCGAaaactttttttaattcctTGGTTATACATAATCTTCCTGCTTCTATACCATATGTTTTAACAATAGCATAAATATCATtacaatataattttgttttatcaatatatttatctttaatattatacaatttataaatattttttccttcaATTTGTAATTCATATTCTGCTCCACTATGTGTAATATCTTTACCCTTTAAAATTTTTGGATTATTTAGATCTTTTACTTTGAATAAAACttctttattaatttcTGATTTGAtatgatttaaaaaatcGATAGGATATGGGAAAAAGTTGATATCCCATCcaatatttaattttaagaTCCATGTTACAGGTGagaaatgtatatttttaataaaacaaaGTAGGCTACTTTTGATTTTatcaataatatttttaacatatCTTTGTTCactttttttcattttttgtccttcttcattttgttcAATATTTTCTTGATCATCATCTGAagatattaaattaatattatttttataatcataaGATAATTTGGTAAATGATTTCGTAATAAattcttctttattatccatttcttcattatatttatttttttctataaaatgaatattatttatatgttcatcatcttcaatattttttttatttaatggtgttgataatgatgatgatgataatgaagaTGAAACGGTAGTTGAAgacatatttttattatcattaatattatttaattttttatttttcaaattaGGAAAAATACTTGATTCTTCTTCATCTACTAATATATGATGTGTAGCACTTGTTTCGgatgaaaaataatttacaGTACTACCTCTAGTATTGGAACATTCTGATAATTTGGATTCATTACTAGAATTTCTATTAGTATAGtaattatctttattatttatatttataatttcttttttatttgaacTCACCATCTCTGATTCACTATCACTATCcatattaatatcattatcaCTATCCATATCACtatcatttttatgatCACTATTACTTTTATGATCACTATCACTTTTATGATCACTATCACTTTTATGATCACTATCACTTTTATGGTCACTATCAATTTTACTGCTCGCGTCACTTTCTCCCTCCTCGTcatattctttttcatCCTCTTCTTTTTCCTTCTCTGATTTTAATTCATCATCTTCTTCCTCTTCGTCCGTGTCACTATCACCATCTTTCGAAGCTTGATCACTGTTGGAATTTTTTTCAGAATTATCCTTCAGTTCAATATCAGACATATCATCTTGATCACGCTCTCCATCCTTTCCTTTTCCATCGTCATAAGGAGACatattttccttatttgaaatatcattatatgaTTTCATTGGAGAGTCATCTTCCATATGGCTAGTTATAGTATGAGAAGCATTTTGATATTCACctgatatattattatttgtgCCTCTTTTAGAATCATAACgttcattttctttttccaTGAATTTTAACTTTGCATTAATTTGATGTTCATCAtctttatattcatatttatccatattaaaattaaattctTCTGACATTTTTTTACTTATGAAATCATATAACTCATCATAATATTCATGATTTAATGaattcatatttatcaaATTATGAAATACAAAAGTTTCATGAACTTTATTTAACACAGAATTTAATAAAGCATTTACTACTTTGTAAAGTATAAATGATATTGTTAAATGcttattaatattacaaaaatgatataaattttcaaattgaattataatttcataattccattcttttttcatatcaaaattaatattacaattttttaaaacattatttattttggTTAGCTGAGTATCTGCATTTAATTCTTcatcattcatatttataatatctgATAAATTAATAGTATGTTTTTGTTCGTTCtgattttcttttaatattattttcctaTCGACACCAATACCATATATAACATCAgttaaaaatatactttTATAACTACTTAAAATTTTATCTGCAATACttgtaatataatttttcattttatttgcatcattttttaaattatccACTTGTAATTTTATAGGTACATATATCATAGGTTTAGATGTCAATTTTGatgttaaaaatatttcttttaatcTTGGAATACCCATAGTAACGTTTTCTGTACCAGCTAAATGAAACGTATTCAATGTCATTTGTGTAGCGGGTTCACCAAATGATTGAGCTACTAATATACCTATAGATTCCCCAGGATTAcataaagaattataatattttgattttaaaagagatgatgataaagtatcaaaatttataggtaaattttcatattcaGGGAAATTTAAATCATTCCATAAAAGAGTActatttaatttattattgaATTTGTCTGAAACACTACcaatatatgtatatggATTATATTTACTAATTAATGGTTCTTCATTATCTTTTGTATCATTATCTCTTTCATgctttaaaaataattcttgattatttaatattttactatgcatattattatttaaatatttactAAATGAAAGATGATaattatgtaataaatCTTTTGATAAATCTAAATAAGCTGTTTTAGAAGGATCAATACCATCTTCACcatataaaaattgaaTAATTGAATTATCTTCATTTCTAACCGTACCGTcataatgtaatataacCGATTCCATACATTTAATTAAACATCTTTGTATATAACCAGATTTTGCTGTTTTTACTGCAGTATCTATTAAACCTTCTCTTCCTGACATacaatgaaaaaaatattcctGTGGTCTTAAACCTTCTAAAAAGCAATCTGTAATTAAACCACATGATCTAGCTCCATAATCATATCTATGAAAACTTGGTAATGTTTTTCCAGATCTCATTCTAGGTACTCTTTTACCTTCTAAATATTGCTGATCTAACATACCACAAATCATAGAATAATTGACTTTACTACCTTTAGCACCAGTAAAAATCATATTACTAAAAccattatttaaaaatttattcattaaattattcatatttattaaattattcGTTCCTGATGATACTCTACATAAATATGGTTGAAATAATGAATCAATTAAATTGTCAAAATCTGatctttttaaataaaaataattatgtattaaatattccattttataaaatacatcatccatattgtaatatttaaaatttaaatcttcttcatctttttttttggaacATAAATAATCTTCATAATATTGATGTTTCCcattatatgataaattagttatttcatcatttaaGGTAAACGACGGTAAACTTGACACTAAACAATTTCTTATCATCTTTTCATCATATACATCATCACTTGTATGATATACATTCATCATTTCGCTTTTGACGAAACTTCTTctaaataaattattattatcattattatcattatcattattattatcattattattatcattattattatcattattattattatcattataatcattcatataatccttttcatcaatattataattattctgTTCGTCAATATTATATCCTGTTCCTTCTTCataattacattttttatgtaattcggcataaaaatgaagaaattttttcaacttatatttttttatttcttgAATGGTTTTTTCTTGCGAAAATTTtcctttcttttttattttttcgtTATCTATAAATTCGTTCATTTCTTGGTCAcctttaaattttatatctttattacAATGGTCTTCCACTTTAATATTTACAGATGATATGTGCGATTCGTCATCTTccttaaaatatatattatttataacatttttaataatttccTCATTACTTAGATCAAAATGAAagttatttatataattaacTAAGGAAGGgaaatatttcataatatttttattttgaaataattcaaatataatataaattttcaATCTCTTGTTACATCTAGCTgcttttaaaaatgtaagCACTTTTTCAATAActtttgtaatttttttaatagtATAACTAgtagaattaaaaaaggtAGGTTCTTTTAAAgctttatataatttgtttgTTATAGAATTTAAGAAATgattatttcttttatctATTTgacaattattatatgatatatgtttatttccttcttcattttttccatttaaatatttttcatataaattaaaaagatcTTTATTAAGAACATATTGAACACATGAATATAAAGAAGAATTACAATTTTGTTCATCATTAACATGtgaattattatgtttataattaatacaCGTGTTAgcaattttattttccttttgttttttttttttttctttatttaataaagaaaCATCATCATCACAAAATTGTACTTCATTTAAAATGTGGtatatcatattttgtaattctttatttaacAAAGCAAGTAAATAAGAATTTTGTGATAtagataaaatattttcatccTTCATCATATCGctatcattttttatatttcttttttttttcattttgtttaaataatttccattctcattaaaattattatttataagttcattttgtttttcatataaatcatacattttatttagtattaattttttcctttGGTTACCtgtattcatttttttttttgtataagAATTCATTTCAGTAATATCAGCATTTACAGAATTTGCTATAGAATAGACAAAtaaattttgtaaataaaaacCTGTAAATgatattctttttttaataagacttttttctttctttgcatttttattcaatataaaatcatataaaCTTAAACTAGTACCACGTAGTTGTagaaaatttataaataatctTCCAAAACAATCTAACATAACAGCACTAGTTTTGGGACCAAATAATTCATGACATAAATGAACTAAACTATTTGAACTTGCACCAAAATGTAATTTATCTAATACTCCTTGTAATAATTctgaattttttataataacttcattttcttttaatgGATCAAATGACCATAAATCTGGTGATGTTTTTGCTTTAGCCACATAAT is from Plasmodium reichenowi strain SY57 chromosome 5, whole genome shotgun sequence and encodes:
- a CDS encoding RNA polymerase I; this translates as MYDINKSICAEIKSAELDVLNSGELRRISMGKYENEKYEYEKTHKSGVVTKMYYDPKYGTIDHNQICSVCFERHENCTGHIGHIEFVLPLFNPLFYKELQELLNLICYHCYNFCCSEDVIFLLKHIFQLKSLNQIESTNKIKYKKNCDYEYIIDQVEKLYKKICKDSNISLDDIVEAIYDDYENVHEDKDGNFDASVDLLDSLEKIKDETDEKNKNNNNNNNNNNNNNNNVDINVDNNNNVHIDVDNNNNNVDIGVDNNNNYFNNDLVDLAPNEEIYEEETDAARSDDNKENKPDYNKLKERIKKYKFDPNKLAFQSNYNYEEYLILSKTIKLHMKKSSKCCFCKFQRNISAKVSQRRDTINFIGVHTNNPFFKKYMPKKKQKKNEKDDQEDIDDLENMNNIDDINYNDDADNMQHMNDDENQLNSIPSRNENNKLMIKRESKKIEYNNNINDESIKIEEDNNEGDDDDKQMDRDGSYPFNNNNNNNGDDDNENYNKLSGGYENSFNEISTDNITKDKNKSSTFTDMVNHYNRTQPPKEKCTIRLFSFQVIDILKKIFENNNKDIINLLYPFTKRDGYKKFFLYDMGVSGNRFRSQSKGIHVRTKITNTLCRFNNFIKLCINAKKKVDFDYLLEHNKKDLKLYKDMFSVFSLKMKYKFNNNIMDDDTDITKMDFLKYYTLVYNNKSAYINILFSTLQLGVNTFYDSTLTEKLNNKHLKNISIRQILDKKEGILRKNIMGKRVNNCARTVISPDTFIETNQIGMPIEFAKVLTIDEYITQNNFSYIKKLIQNGPNIYPGALSYRDSNGRVFKLSHKYEDRLKVIEKIEKLNFQTENCYILHRHARDGDVVIMNRQPTLHKFSIMAHYLKIFEKEKVFRLNYVNCSSYNADFDGDEMNLHLLQTPLARAEATHLMNCDFLFTSFKDGSPLRGLAQDFILGGLHLTSLETFLNYDEYCNLLQCSLNSLISQKNSFFIKKKKNNNNNNNNNNNNNINNNTNRSNSVMKNTRNSQYNIQNDLNNNSNKDNYLKKMSILKNHQSLEDNVKISHAVSNEEGRNNSIYESTNNVLKPQDIDILKEINHGEQFNGNVLKITNYNYLDPYAIILNRTSFTIITEEPAILYPKKLWTGKQLITSILKTVIDKVAIETYNKYNDNEFMNTYKGINYVAKAKTSPDLWSFDPLKENEVIIKNSELLQGVLDKLHFGASSNSLVHLCHELFGPKTSAVMLDCFGRLFINFLQLRGTSLSLYDFILNKNAKKEKSLIKKRISFTGFYLQNLFVYSIANSVNADITEMNSYTKKKMNTGNQRKKLILNKMYDLYEKQNELINNNFNENGNYLNKMKKKRNIKNDSDMMKDENILSISQNSYLLALLNKELQNMIYHILNEVQFCDDDVSLLNKEKKKKQKENKIANTCINYKHNNSHVNDEQNCNSSLYSCVQYVLNKDLFNLYEKYLNGKNEEGNKHISYNNCQIDKRNNHFLNSITNKLYKALKEPTFFNSTSYTIKKITKVIEKVLTFLKAARCNKRLKIYIIFELFQNKNIMKYFPSLVNYINNFHFDLSNEEIIKNVINNIYFKEDDESHISSVNIKVEDHCNKDIKFKGDQEMNEFIDNEKIKKKGKFSQEKTIQEIKKYKLKKFLHFYAELHKKCNYEEGTGYNIDEQNNYNIDEKDYMNDYNDNNNNDNNNDNNNDNNNDNDNNDNNNLFRRSFVKSEMMNVYHTSDDVYDEKMIRNCLVSSLPSFTLNDEITNLSYNGKHQYYEDYLCSKKKDEEDLNFKYYNMDDVFYKMEYLIHNYFYLKRSDFDNLIDSLFQPYLCRVSSGTNNLINMNNLMNKFLNNGFSNMIFTGAKGSKVNYSMICGMLDQQYLEGKRVPRMRSGKTLPSFHRYDYGARSCGLITDCFLEGLRPQEYFFHCMSGREGLIDTAVKTAKSGYIQRCLIKCMESVILHYDGTVRNEDNSIIQFLYGEDGIDPSKTAYLDLSKDLLHNYHLSFSKYLNNNMHSKILNNQELFLKHERDNDTKDNEEPLISKYNPYTYIGSVSDKFNNKLNSTLLWNDLNFPEYENLPINFDTLSSSLLKSKYYNSLCNPGESIGILVAQSFGEPATQMTLNTFHLAGTENVTMGIPRLKEIFLTSKLTSKPMIYVPIKLQVDNLKNDANKMKNYITSIADKILSSYKSIFLTDVIYGIGVDRKIILKENQNEQKHTINLSDIINMNDEELNADTQLTKINNVLKNCNINFDMKKEWNYEIIIQFENLYHFCNINKHLTISFILYKVVNALLNSVLNKVHETFVFHNLINMNSLNHEYYDELYDFISKKMSEEFNFNMDKYEYKDDEHQINAKLKFMEKENERYDSKRGTNNNISGEYQNASHTITSHMEDDSPMKSYNDISNKENMSPYDDGKGKDGERDQDDMSDIELKDNSEKNSNSDQASKDGDSDTDEEEEDDELKSEKEKEEDEKEYDEEGESDASSKIDSDHKSDSDHKSDSDHKSDSDHKSNSDHKNDSDMDSDNDINMDSDSESEMVSSNKKEIININNKDNYYTNRNSSNESKLSECSNTRGSTVNYFSSETSATHHILVDEEESSIFPNLKNKKLNNINDNKNMSSTTVSSSLSSSSLSTPLNKKNIEDDEHINNIHFIEKNKYNEEMDNKEEFITKSFTKLSYDYKNNINLISSDDDQENIEQNEEGQKMKKSEQRYVKNIIDKIKSSLLCFIKNIHFSPVTWILKLNIGWDINFFPYPIDFLNHIKSEINKEVLFKVKDLNNPKILKGKDITHSGAEYELQIEGKNIYKLYNIKDKYIDKTKLYCNDIYAIVKTYGIEAGRLCITKELKKVFDAYGIQIDFRHLSFISDFMTHTGDLKAFNRHGLGYFRNVFHKMSFECATNFLIQGCIHNSIDYLSTASSSLFFGKHIKVGTNLADIVTCIDK
- a CDS encoding hypothetical protein (conserved Plasmodium protein, unknown function) translates to MNENNDIIENNNKAYVDPKMYNKFKNDGSFLQQVLAMQKKKKTRKFKEDEGNNSKKKKLKNKENIDDNATEKINSLDGNIEDEREIEIKNEYIEQINKMKEQGFFTDKGIGAGLVK